In the Plasmodium yoelii strain 17X genome assembly, chromosome: 3 genome, one interval contains:
- a CDS encoding PIR protein, producing MAINKCQKFENFRRLFPDELKNSKQYDFNNGTFKSYCSNNKCDNDTDIVNAGCLWLINEFFGKAGTSVDKHTYKDDLVCIMIWLSYKLNLKTFDNITTLKDFYSNHIEKNTEYTSRNVNDQTYGSYKSIIDTIKEYMDINISNMSKFYELLKLLCNMYNAYKNAKSNDFSEHANKFVSKYKEFLDDENNIDNSSYDKVLCIFSKYYNDFGKGTRFSNISTDRPPLPTEKTAKKVEVEGYNETKIGESSSETGQSDHETTIPSYDTTLSGLSLVNKLILVLSILAAIAISLVISYKYSLFGFRKRARKQYLRENLKK from the exons ATGGCAATTAATAAA TGccaaaaatttgaaaatttcAGGAGGCTTTTTCCCGATGAATTGAAAAATTCGAAACAATATGATTTTAATAATGGAACGTTCAAGAGCTACTGCTCTAATAATAAATGTGATAATGATACCGACATAGTTAACGCTGGATGTTTATGGTTAATTAATGAATTTTTCGGTAAAGCTGGTACTTCAGTTGATAAACATACTTATAAGGATGATCTTGTAtgtattatgatatggttaagttataaattAAACCTAAAGACATTTGATAACATCACCACATTAAAAGATTTTTATTCTAatcatatagaaaaaaacacAGAATACACTAGTCGTAATGTTAATGATCAAACATATGGTAGTTATAAGAGCATTATAGATACAATAAAGGAATATATGGACATTAATATTAGTaatatgtctaaattttatgaattacTTAAATTGTTatgtaatatgtataatgCTTATAAGAATGCTAAAAGTAACGATTTTTCAGAACATGCTAATAAATTTGTTAgtaaatataaagaattcCTTGacgatgaaaataatattgacAACAGTTCATACGATAAagtattatgtatattttccaaatattataatgattTTGGAAAAGGTACTCGTTTTAGTAATATATCAACAGATCGTCCTCCATTACCAACAGAAAAAACAGCCAAAAAAGTTGAAGTAGAAGGTTATAATGAAACAAAAATAGGTGAATCCTCGAGTGAAACAGGTCAATCAGATCATGAAACGACAATCCCAAGTTATGATACTACATTATCAGGATTATCactagtaaataaattaattctagttttatcgatattagCTGCAATAGCAATTTCTCTAgtaatttcttataag tattcgttatttggatttcggaaaagAGCTcgaaaacaatatttaagagaaaatctaaaaaaataa
- a CDS encoding fam-b protein has translation MRVNILKFVFFSIIICFFEYTKNELCLERNIINFRNNRILAYADNQFDLNEFYQSTLSLANQLNDYNDDNEEIKFLRNAIDSHIKKHEENNTLPDINSLDKRTKKLILKLRKELEEVKKELDNIGDSEITIKQILDKRITKTDENNSVSEGENYNQLENEVNSLETEYNQVDLSSNNHFENKKKLNKMLKGLIVRGLLMILLSFAVLLSGWMQIPFAIIGIAVSIETFVRCYQYVKLFFKVYKMPNILKKLR, from the exons atgagagtcaatattttaaaatttgtttttttttcaattattatttgtttttttgaatataccAAAAAT GAATTATGCCTTGAaaggaatataataaattttagaaACAATAGAATATTAGCATATGCAGACAATCAATTTGATTTAAATGAGTTTTATCAATCAACTTTGAGTCTTGCAAATCAACTTAATGACTACAATGATGATAACGAAGAAATTAAATTTCTTCGAAATGCTATAGATTCACATATAAAGAAgcatgaagaaaataatacattaccCGATATAAATAGTTTAGATAAAAGaactaaaaaattaattcttAAACTTCGAAAAGAATTAGAAGAAGTAAAAAAGGAGCTTGATAATATCGGGGATAGtgaaataacaataaaacaGATACTAGATAAGAGAATAACTAAAacagatgaaaataattctgTATCAGAAGGTGAAAATTATAACCAATTGGAAAATGAAGTAAATTCCTTGGAGACAGAATATAATCAGGTCGATTTAAGTAGTAATAatcattttgaaaataaaaaaaagctaAACAAAATGCTCAAAGGATTAATAGTGAGGGGACTGTTAATGATTTTGCTTTCTTTTGCGGTACTGCTATCAGGGTGGATGCAAATTCCATTTGCTATTATAGGTATAGCGGTTTCAATTGAAACATTTGTTAGATGTTATCaatatgttaaattattctttaaagtatataaaatgcccaatatattaaaaaaattaagataa
- a CDS encoding PIR protein, with amino-acid sequence MDDTLCGKIDFLREYIPDELSKTAQLELEDNNNFKNYCPITDSGKNECNNDLDKITAGFLWLLGECYATIISKSYNEDNTNTFFQYIISWLSYKLNKSTENYYTKINDFYTKHVINSGKYNTFTNIAYKFTELKEFLEEQNDLLNSNIEDMSKFYDAFKLLCSMYGNIAQNEKGTPLSNNATMFVNKYTELNNEYNIEDSAHSKILFVLSTEYDNLKNKCNNCTPLPDITSSISAQTYRITSSSLSTGNKLFTVLSIFGAIAFFLGISYKYSLFGFRKRFQKQKLREKLKNIKKRMNH; translated from the exons ATGGATGATACTCTA TGTGGAAAAATTGATTTTTTGAGGGAGTATATACCCGATGAATTAAGCAAAACCGCACAATTAGAACtagaagataataataatttcaaaAATTATTGCCCTATTACAGATTCAGGAAAAAATGAATGCAATAATGATCTCGATAAAATTACGGCTGGGTTTTTATGGTTACTTGGAGAATGTTATGCTACAATCATAAGTAAAAGTTACAATGAAGATAATActaatacattttttcaatatattatttcatgGTTAAGctacaaattaaataaaagcACAGAGAACTATTACACCAAAATAAacgatttttatactaaACATGTAATTAATAGTggtaaatataatacatttacAAATATTGCCTATAAATTTACAGAACTTAAGGAATTCCTAGAAGAACAAAACGATTTGTTGAATAGTAATATTGAAgatatgtctaaattttatgatgcatttaaattattatgtagtATGTATGGTAATATTGCACAGAATGAAAAAGGCACCCCACTGTCAAATAATGCTACTATGTTTGTTAACAAATATACAGAACTTAAcaatgaatataatattgaAGATAGCGCACatagtaaaatattgtttGTTTTATCAACTgaatatgataatttaaaaaataaatgtaataattGTACACCCCTTCCAGATATAACATCAAGCATTTCTGCACAAACATATAGAATTACATCATCGAGTTTATCGACaggaaacaaattatttacagttttatcgatatttggtgcaatagcattttttttaggaatttcttataag tattcgttatttggatttcggaaacgatttcaaaaacaaaaattaagagaaaaactaaaaaatataaagaagagaatgaatcattaa
- a CDS encoding PIR protein produces the protein MLTSRVCEEFATLWRIFPDDLKESKDYNFNSSMLKKHCPDRNCNNDIDKIHAGCLWLFNQFYGNIINFTNKANENINLFTYIMTWISYKLNQKPQIGINKFNDFYSNHMQNVEEYKTHIDGVTKYTSYIDLIDKKQDLMSININDMSEFYDAFKILCNMINNSSKIEIYLKHAEEFVSKHKELIENSSNIQGNSYNKMLSILSDDYTNYGKSTAYSDIRNKLPELTKEKKKQMHVSSSEISPSSSENEVSNYDSTSPSNSETEASNYNSTSPSSSLVNKLISIPLIFIATLIFLGIAYKYSLFGFRKRPQKHLREKLKK, from the exons ATGTTAACTAGTAGAGTG tgtgaaGAATTTGCTACTTTGTGGAGGATTTTCCCCGATGATTTAAAAGAATCTAAagattataattttaattcttCAATGCTCAAGAAACATTGTCCTGATAGAAACTGCAATAACGATATCGATAAGATTCATGCTGGGTGTTTATGGTTATTTAATCAATTTTATGggaatattataaattttacgAATAAagcaaatgaaaatattaatctTTTTACATACATTATGACATGGATAAGTTATAAGTTAAATCAAAAACCACAAATCGGAATCAACAAGTTTAACGACTTTTATAGTAATCACATGCAAAATGTCGAGGAGTATAAAACGCATATAGATGGTGTTACGAAGTATACAAGTTATATTgatcttatagataaaaaacaaGATTTGATGagtattaatattaatgatatgtctgaattttatgatgcatttaaaatattatgcaaTATGATTAATAATTCTAGTAAAAtcgaaatatatttaaaacatgCTGAAGAATTTGTTAGTAAACATAAAGAGCTTATTGAAAATTCTAGTAATATTCAAGGCAATTCATATAACAAAATGTTGTCTATATTATCAGATGATTATACTAATTATGGGAAATCTACTGCTTATTCTGATATACGAAATAAACTTCCAGAACTTacaaaggaaaaaaaaaaacaaatgcaTGTTTCCTCGAGTGAAATATCACCCTCAAGCTCTGAAAATGAAGTATCAAATTATGATTCAACTTCACCCTCAAATTCTGAAACTGAAGCatcaaattataattcaACATCACCAAGTTCATCActtgtaaataaattaatttcaattccacttatatttattgcaacattaatttttttaggaattgcatataag tattcgttatttggatttcggaaacgacctcaaaaacatttaagagaaaagctaaaaaaataa